The following coding sequences are from one Bufo bufo chromosome 2, aBufBuf1.1, whole genome shotgun sequence window:
- the LOC120991029 gene encoding izumo sperm-egg fusion protein 1-like: MRTVSNVFFLLHSSGADSCGLMVQTYINCQTCAEEKVVCAGGPPKNQDYLERCSCLCTSNRCFDLKTGRSCSPCKDHKSHLAETVKCGEINIKIPEYEELILDCTFEWYARLEDTYNNVFTLPREHNPKITREPYLVIKGVQMGDSGRYTCTTILDSEVPVSKITYNVAVISESEQATKKYHPRPTLPDVLDITAPEPPLLEELQNNNASLIAISVAGSVTIMLIAGICICMFWRKIKSKEPLEKEPV, translated from the exons ATGAGAACGGTCAgtaatgtcttctttcttctccatTCCTCAGGTGCAGACAGCTGTG GATTAATGGTGCAAACCTACATCAACTGTCAGACCTGCGCCGAGGAGAAGGTTGTCTGCGCCGGGGGCCCTCCAAAAAATCAAG ACTACTTGGAGAGATGCAGCTGCCTGTGCACCTCCAACAGATGTTTCG ATCTGAAAACTGGACGGTCCTGCTCTCCATGTAAAGATCACAAGTCTCACCTGGCAGAGACTGTAAAATGTGGAG AGataaatataaaaatcccagaatATGAAGAACTAATTCTGGACTGTACTTTTGAATGGTACGCAAGGCTGGAGGACACCTATAACAATGTGTTCACCCTG CCTCGTGAACACAATCCCAAAATCACCCGGGAGCCCTATCTTGTGATCAAGGGCGTACAGATGGGGGACTCCGGACGGTACACGTGTACCACCATCCTGGACTCTGAGGTGCCAGTGAGTAAGATCACCTATAACGTGGCAG TTATCAGCGAATCGGAACAGGCGACAAAAAAATACCATCCTCGCCCTACACTTCCTGATGTGCTTGACATCACAGCGCCTGAGCCGCCACTTCTAGAGGAGCTACAGAACAACAATGCTTCCCTCATAGCAATATCTGTGGCCGGCTCCGTCACCATCATGCTGATCGCTGGCATATG cATCTGCATGTTCTGGAGGAAAATTAAATCTAAAGAGCCTCTGGAAAAAGAGCCAGTGTGA